TTGGTGAAGCGTTTACTCTCAGCCTCTTCGACCGACCCAAGAAGGCCATATTCAAGGGCTTCACAGAAGCTACTTTTCCCAGTGCCATTTGGCCCATATATCAGCACTAACAAGCTATCTAGATCGAAATTTTCTGTTTTCGAAAAACCCCGAAAGGGGCCAACCGACATGTTTTTTAACCGTACTATTTTATTTGGAGTCTCGTTATTTTCGTTAACTGTAATTGATATTTTATCGGGGGTTGTTTGCCAGAGGGTTTGGGCTAGCGCAATAATCTTTTGGATTCTTCTACCTTGGGCTGTTCCCAGAGGTAGAATTTCTTGAAGATGCTCAAGAATAATATTGGCTATTTTTTGAACGCCAGCGGGGGCATCCTTATCCTTTATAACCTGCATAAACCGCAGATATTCATTCCTAATCATATTTTCCCTTGCTAACGCTAACAACCCGTACAAAGCAGGTTTATGTACTAGATGCATACACAATACTTGTAACTATAAGGGGGTTAAATAAGGGGAATTCGCTTTCGTGCATCAAGGTTACGTACCAATGAAAGCTAAGGCGATGGCTTCCGAGAGGTGGCTGTGCAGCTGTTGCGGAAATTAGATAATGCACACCGCTTTACTGTCTAACTTTCCTTGCTACCGATCACCCGATAGCTCCTCTAAAAATGGCTAAAAGTTAGACAGAATCCTTAAATGTTAGATAAAATCCTTGCAGGCCGGATTACACAAGGGTTCTCTAATGATTTATCTATCAAATTAGTTAGATGTACTATCTTGTATGCTAAATTCGGATCAGCAGATGATCTGAAGGACAGCCCTTCCTTCTCTTCTTTCCTCATTGTTGTCGTGGCCCTCGCCACATACCTGCATCCCATAGGACAAGACACATGACCGATCTCACCGCTACCAGCCGTCAAGCACTGCAGCTGATGGATCTGACCTCCCTGAACGACAATGACACACCGGAAGTCATTATTGACTTGTGCCGCAAAGCGAAAACGGCTGCTGGCAACACCGCCGCCGTCTGTGTTTATCCACGCTTTGTGCCGGTTGCCAAAAAGACCCTGAAAGCACTGGGCCTGAACGATGTGACTGTCGCAACGGTCACCAACTTTCCGGAAGGCGGCAATGATATTGATATTGCCGTGACTGAAACCCGCGCTGCCATTGCCTACGGTGCCGATGAAGTGGATGTTGTATTCCCTTATAAAGCTTTCATGGGTGGCGATGAAACCGTTGGTCGTGAGCTGGTGGCTCAGTGCAAGCAAGTGTGCAGTGACAATAACGTCATGCTGAAAGTCATCATTGAAACCGGCGAACTGAAAGACCCGGCACTGATTCGTCGTGCCAGTGACATCAGCATTGAAGCCGGTGCCGACTTTATCAAAACCTCAACCGGTAAAGTGGCTGTGAATGCGACGCCTGAATCGGCCCGCATTATGTTGGAAGCCATTCGTGACAGCGGTAAACAGATTGTTGGTTTCAAACCTGCCGGTGGCATTCGCACCGCTGAAGATGCTGCTGAACATCTTGCCATTGCGGCAGATGTTATGGGGGCCGACTGGATCAATCGTGATCACTATCGATTCGGTGCCAGCAGTTTGCTCGGAAGCCTGCTGACGGCTCTGGGCCTGCAGGACGCTCGGGAAGACACAGGAGCTTACTAAGATGTTTCTGCCGCAGGAAGTGATTCGTCGCAAGCGTGAAGGTGACATTCTCACCGCCGACGAGATCAGGCATTTTGTAAATGGTGTTACCGACAACAGTGTTTCTGAAGGTCAGGTGGCTGCGCTGGCAATGGCGGTTTACTTTCAGGGCATGAACATTGACGAGCGTGTGGCACTGACTTGTGCCATGCGTGACTCCGGCGAAGTGCTGGATTGGGCATCGGCCAACCTGAATGGCCCGGTTCTGGATAAACACTCTACCGGTGGTGTGGGTGATGTTGTCAGCCTGATGTTGGGCCCCATGATTGCCGCCTGTGGCGGTTATGTGCCCATGATTTCCGGGCGAGGCCTCGGGCATACGGGCGGAACACTGGACAAGCTCGACAGCATTCCCGGTTATAACACTCATGCATCCGAAGAGCTGTTGTGCAAAGTAGTCAAAGAGGCTGGTGTGGCTATTGTGGGTCAAACCAGCGAACTGGCACCCGCCGACAAGCGTATTTATGGCATCCGTGATGTGACAGCGACGGTTGATTCTGTTGCCATGATTACGTCGTCTATCTTGGCTAAAAAACTGGCTGAAGGACTGGACGCTTTGGTGATGGATGTTAAGGTCGGCAGTGGCGCGTTTATGCCAACGTTAGAAAAATCGATTGAACTGGCTGAAAGCATTGTTCAGGTGGCCAATGGTGCCGGAGTAAAAACAACGGCGCTGTTAACCGATATGAACCAGTGTCTGGCCTCCAGTGCCGGTAATGCCGTTGAAGTACGTGAAGCGGTGCAGTTTCTGACGGGTGACTTCCGCAACAAACGGTTGCTGGAAGTCACCATGGCACAATCGGCAGAGTTGTTAGTGTCGGGTGGTCTGGCGTCTGACGCTGCACAGGCTCGGGACAAACTACAAACCGTGCTGGATAACGGTAAGGCGGCAGAAGTCTTTGGTCGTATGGTGGCCGGACTGGGTGGGCCGGCTGACTTTGTTGAACATTACGACCAGTACCTGCCGAAGCCAGCCATCAGCAAACCGGTTTATGCTCAGGCTTCCGGTTTTGTCACCGCCATGGATACCCGCAATGTGGGTATGGCTGTGGTTAAACTCGGTGGCGGTCGATCTCATCCGGCAGACAATCTGGATTACAGTGTCGGTATTACCGACATTTGTCGTTTGGGAGATCAGCTGGATGGTTCAAAACCATTAGCCATGCTGCATGCCCGTGACGAATCATCCTGGCAGGCGGCGGCTGATATGTTGCAAAGAGCTGTCACACTGGGCGAGCAGAAGCCGGAATCCAGCCCCTGTATTTACAGACAGATCGGTTAAGTCTTTAAGGTCGTCCGGAAAGGTGCGTAAAGCCCGACAGGGAATGTCGGCTTTATTCGCTGATAGAGGTGTTCACAGCATCCAGCAATTCTTCCGCCAGAAACGGTTTGCTCAGAATGGTAGTGAACAGCTTGGGTGGGCAAAATGCCTTTATACGATCCGCATCGCCAATGCGCCCGCCTCCGGTCATGCCCAGAACCGGCAAGTCCGGATTATCGAGACGAATAGCGTTGGCAAACTGGTTGCCATCGACCTCGGACATTATGATATCGGTAATGGCCAGGTCAAACGGTTCCCTGATGTGCGGCAGGGCGTAAACGGCATCGCTGTATTCTGTGACTTCAAAACCTTCCAATTCCAGAATTTCCCTGACGGTCTCGCGAAATGGCTGGTCATCATCAACCAGTAAAATCCTTTTTGTCATGGTTTAGCTCCTTGTCAGTGGAAAAGTGACGGTAAAGCAGGTGCCCTGACCGGCAGAGGTCGTGAAAGTGATTTCGCCTTCGTTGTCCTGAACCATGCTGTAACACATGGACAGACCCAAACCTGTACCTTTGCCCACAGGTTTGGAGGTAAAAAACGGTTCGAAGATTTTGCTTTGATACTGTTCTGGAATCCCTGAACCCGTGTCTTCGATTTCCAGTATGCCATTCCCGTCTTTTTTATAGCTGCGTATCGTAATCCGCTTTTCGTCCGACTCTTTCAATGCATCCCGGGCATTGGTCAGAAGGTTAGCGACGACCTGCCCAAGCTGTACTGGCGAGGCATAGATATAGATATCCGGAGACAACTCTTTTGCGAGTTGAATTCCGTTCATGGTCAGGTCTTCTTTAATCAATACTTCCGCTTTGCGAATAACCTGATTGAGCTCGATACTGGTTTTGTCTTCGGGTTTGGCATCGCGGCTGATGATACGCAGAGAGTCCATGATTTCCTTGG
Above is a window of Endozoicomonas montiporae CL-33 DNA encoding:
- a CDS encoding response regulator; the protein is MTKRILLVDDDQPFRETVREILELEGFEVTEYSDAVYALPHIREPFDLAITDIIMSEVDGNQFANAIRLDNPDLPVLGMTGGGRIGDADRIKAFCPPKLFTTILSKPFLAEELLDAVNTSISE
- the deoC gene encoding deoxyribose-phosphate aldolase, which gives rise to MTDLTATSRQALQLMDLTSLNDNDTPEVIIDLCRKAKTAAGNTAAVCVYPRFVPVAKKTLKALGLNDVTVATVTNFPEGGNDIDIAVTETRAAIAYGADEVDVVFPYKAFMGGDETVGRELVAQCKQVCSDNNVMLKVIIETGELKDPALIRRASDISIEAGADFIKTSTGKVAVNATPESARIMLEAIRDSGKQIVGFKPAGGIRTAEDAAEHLAIAADVMGADWINRDHYRFGASSLLGSLLTALGLQDAREDTGAY
- the deoA gene encoding thymidine phosphorylase; this translates as MFLPQEVIRRKREGDILTADEIRHFVNGVTDNSVSEGQVAALAMAVYFQGMNIDERVALTCAMRDSGEVLDWASANLNGPVLDKHSTGGVGDVVSLMLGPMIAACGGYVPMISGRGLGHTGGTLDKLDSIPGYNTHASEELLCKVVKEAGVAIVGQTSELAPADKRIYGIRDVTATVDSVAMITSSILAKKLAEGLDALVMDVKVGSGAFMPTLEKSIELAESIVQVANGAGVKTTALLTDMNQCLASSAGNAVEVREAVQFLTGDFRNKRLLEVTMAQSAELLVSGGLASDAAQARDKLQTVLDNGKAAEVFGRMVAGLGGPADFVEHYDQYLPKPAISKPVYAQASGFVTAMDTRNVGMAVVKLGGGRSHPADNLDYSVGITDICRLGDQLDGSKPLAMLHARDESSWQAAADMLQRAVTLGEQKPESSPCIYRQIG